A region from the Luteolibacter arcticus genome encodes:
- a CDS encoding glycine zipper domain-containing protein, which yields MKAKEFPTDEEKDVDVLTNSTLAHPAGVGMGAAGGALAGAAAGSIAGPVGTAIGALVGAVAGGATGHAVAATISPTEEELYWSENHPSQTYAEGNDDFEDFRPAYRMGVKGPARYPDGFEAAEASLERDWKRNPEGSTLEWTRAKPAVRAAWERVATRGPRLTSSQISNR from the coding sequence ATGAAAGCTAAAGAATTTCCGACAGACGAAGAGAAGGATGTGGACGTGTTGACGAACTCGACGCTGGCTCACCCGGCGGGGGTGGGGATGGGCGCGGCGGGAGGTGCGCTGGCGGGTGCTGCGGCGGGATCGATCGCAGGACCGGTGGGCACGGCGATCGGCGCGCTGGTGGGTGCGGTGGCGGGCGGTGCGACGGGCCATGCGGTGGCGGCGACGATCAGCCCGACGGAGGAGGAGCTCTACTGGAGCGAGAATCACCCGAGTCAGACGTATGCGGAGGGCAATGATGATTTCGAGGACTTCCGCCCGGCGTACCGAATGGGGGTGAAGGGCCCGGCGCGGTATCCCGATGGCTTTGAGGCGGCGGAGGCGTCGCTGGAGAGGGATTGGAAGCGGAACCCGGAGGGCTCGACGCTGGAGTGGACGCGGGCGAAGCCGGCCGTGAGGGCGGCGTGGGAGCGGGTGGCGACGAGGGGGCCGCGTCTAACAAGCAGTCAGATTTCGAACCGGTAG
- a CDS encoding MarR family transcriptional regulator, producing MLSLTDLFPRTRAEVLRLLFEAPDQTLHLRDLARLAGLSPAALQKELDALERKELITARRDGNRRYFRANTAHPLYPELHGLVVKTAGIASELRRALAPVDGIALALIFGSTAAGTARGASDVDVLVIGSAGLRKIGPALRGVADTLAREINPVCLTPAEWRTKLLARDAFATRVASEPKLLLKGDPDELAAMGL from the coding sequence ATGCTTTCCCTCACCGATCTATTTCCCCGGACCCGGGCGGAGGTCCTGCGACTGCTCTTCGAGGCCCCGGATCAGACGCTCCACCTGCGCGATCTCGCCCGGCTTGCGGGCCTGAGCCCGGCGGCCCTGCAAAAGGAGCTCGATGCCCTGGAGCGGAAGGAACTCATCACCGCCCGGCGCGATGGGAACCGCCGCTACTTCCGCGCGAATACCGCCCACCCGCTCTACCCCGAGCTCCACGGCCTGGTCGTGAAGACCGCCGGCATCGCCTCCGAACTCCGCCGCGCCCTCGCCCCCGTCGATGGCATCGCGCTCGCCCTCATCTTCGGCTCCACCGCCGCCGGCACCGCCCGTGGCGCGAGCGATGTCGATGTGCTCGTCATCGGCAGCGCCGGCCTGCGGAAAATCGGCCCCGCCCTCCGCGGCGTCGCCGACACCCTCGCCCGCGAGATCAATCCCGTCTGCCTCACCCCCGCCGAGTGGCGCACCAAGCTCCTCGCCCGCGACGCCTTCGCCACCCGCGTCGCCAGCGAGCCGAAACTCTTGCTGAAAGGAGACCCCGATGAGCTTGCAGCAATGGGCCTCTAA
- a CDS encoding S24 family peptidase: MSSNDDPNFFKEWMDRNRLRAEDVTGPLQVSEQTIHNWRSAGVPARRVPHVQAFMESWADPREAAAAPSAAPLPALEDLRLETFIMRPSEEEFDTWNRAANAAGLTIREWISETLERAAEDFRKTGELPGDPRHGGTFTGGQAGTPGIAARSGGSSSGGGRGRGRSGVIPFPAVATAATATTASVAEDAAPYNINTKSTTPAPALFSGAGAVGGGGKASEDSSGTLVGGGGGGGGSSHHDPDRSGGTIHWIDLRGGVAAGAPISSHVIEEPVATRKSWPDDHYALQVFGRSMEPKIPDGAQIIVKRWPTERGIPRKGTIVVYSDGTGSSLKEFGYRKARPGEDTEADAMGNIPVLRSLNTAFPEVQTLEGGKIDAVLVEVG; encoded by the coding sequence GTGAGCAGCAACGACGACCCGAATTTCTTCAAGGAGTGGATGGACCGGAACCGGCTGCGGGCGGAGGACGTCACCGGCCCGCTCCAGGTCAGCGAACAGACCATCCACAATTGGCGGTCGGCCGGCGTCCCGGCCCGGCGAGTCCCTCACGTGCAGGCCTTTATGGAATCCTGGGCAGACCCCCGCGAGGCCGCCGCCGCACCATCCGCCGCGCCCCTCCCCGCCCTGGAAGACCTGCGGCTGGAGACCTTCATCATGCGGCCGAGCGAGGAGGAATTCGACACGTGGAACCGCGCCGCAAATGCCGCCGGCCTGACGATCCGCGAGTGGATCAGCGAGACGCTCGAACGCGCCGCGGAGGATTTCCGGAAGACCGGCGAGCTGCCCGGCGACCCGCGCCACGGCGGCACATTCACCGGCGGCCAAGCCGGCACCCCCGGGATCGCCGCCCGCTCCGGCGGCAGCAGCAGTGGCGGTGGCCGCGGTCGCGGTCGCAGCGGCGTGATCCCCTTCCCCGCGGTGGCTACGGCAGCCACGGCGACCACCGCTTCGGTCGCGGAAGACGCGGCACCTTATAACATCAACACGAAGTCCACCACCCCAGCCCCCGCGCTCTTCAGCGGAGCCGGCGCAGTCGGCGGCGGCGGGAAGGCCAGCGAAGACAGCAGCGGCACCCTCGTCGGTGGCGGCGGAGGCGGCGGCGGCAGCAGCCACCACGACCCCGACCGCAGCGGCGGCACCATCCACTGGATCGATCTCCGCGGCGGGGTCGCCGCCGGCGCGCCGATCAGCAGCCACGTGATCGAGGAACCGGTGGCCACGAGGAAGTCATGGCCGGACGATCACTACGCGCTGCAAGTCTTCGGCCGCTCGATGGAGCCGAAGATCCCCGACGGCGCGCAGATCATCGTGAAGCGCTGGCCCACGGAAAGGGGCATCCCGCGCAAGGGCACCATCGTCGTTTACTCGGACGGCACCGGCTCCAGCCTGAAGGAATTCGGCTACCGCAAGGCCCGCCCCGGCGAAGACACCGAAGCCGACGCCATGGGCAACATCCCGGTCCTCCGCTCCCTCAACACCGCCTTCCCCGAGGTCCAAACCCTCGAAGGCGGCAAGATCGACGCCGTGCTGGTGGAGGTGGGGTGA
- a CDS encoding DNA cytosine methyltransferase — translation MDSALKYIDLFAGCGGLSVGLHLAGWEGSFAVEKNRDAFATLSYNLMGKKSHFSWPDWLEVKNWNITDLLREKARELRKLRGTVDLVVGGPPCQGFSTAGRRVEDDERNDLMHSYLEFVRLVQPRAVFFENVRGFTMRFRANRARGISYSELVIEKLRALGYEDAVGQILDLSDFGLPQRRQRFIVVGTRNGGAGDFFEALRSGMSGFLAERGIARSNGAGAALSDLHREYGTVECPDSNGFESGRVSRARSGLQRYLRLGNAKYVPDSHRFVNHTADVQTVFERLLGGAPRNRCILGREREPFGLKKRSVTVLDGSGPAPTVTTIPDDFVHYSEPRVMTVRECARLQTFPDWFEFKGPYTTGGKQRVLQTPRYTQVGNAVPPLFAEMAGLVLKQILTNA, via the coding sequence ATGGACAGTGCATTGAAATATATCGACCTTTTCGCGGGATGCGGAGGCCTGAGCGTCGGCCTACACCTTGCAGGATGGGAAGGCAGCTTCGCGGTGGAAAAGAATCGAGATGCATTCGCAACGCTTTCCTACAACCTCATGGGGAAGAAGAGTCACTTCTCATGGCCCGACTGGTTGGAGGTTAAGAATTGGAACATCACCGACCTGCTGCGCGAGAAGGCGCGTGAACTGCGGAAGCTCCGCGGCACAGTCGATCTCGTGGTCGGTGGTCCACCATGCCAGGGTTTCTCGACTGCCGGGCGGCGGGTGGAGGACGACGAGCGGAATGATCTGATGCATTCCTATCTGGAGTTCGTGAGGTTGGTGCAACCCCGCGCGGTCTTCTTCGAGAATGTCCGCGGATTCACCATGCGATTCAGGGCGAATCGAGCTCGTGGTATCAGCTACTCCGAGCTGGTGATCGAGAAGCTGAGAGCGCTGGGCTACGAGGATGCAGTTGGGCAGATCCTCGACCTGTCGGACTTCGGGCTTCCCCAACGACGTCAACGGTTCATTGTCGTTGGTACCAGAAATGGAGGAGCAGGTGATTTTTTCGAGGCCCTCAGGTCTGGCATGAGTGGATTCCTCGCCGAGAGAGGGATCGCCCGCAGCAATGGTGCTGGGGCCGCGCTCTCCGACCTTCATCGGGAATACGGAACCGTCGAGTGTCCGGATTCAAACGGATTTGAGTCAGGGCGCGTGTCGCGGGCAAGGTCGGGTCTCCAGCGCTACCTCCGCTTGGGGAATGCCAAGTATGTTCCGGATAGCCATCGCTTCGTGAATCATACCGCCGACGTTCAAACCGTGTTTGAACGGCTACTTGGTGGAGCCCCCCGCAATCGCTGCATTCTGGGTCGGGAGCGAGAACCCTTTGGCCTGAAGAAGCGGAGCGTAACTGTGCTGGATGGAAGTGGTCCCGCACCTACCGTGACGACGATTCCTGACGACTTCGTCCACTACTCTGAACCTCGCGTCATGACAGTGCGGGAGTGTGCGCGCTTGCAGACTTTTCCCGACTGGTTTGAATTCAAAGGACCATACACCACGGGAGGGAAACAGCGGGTGCTGCAGACACCTCGCTACACTCAGGTAGGCAATGCCGTCCCTCCTCTCTTCGCAGAGATGGCGGGCCTTGTACTCAAGCAGATCCTCACCAATGCCTAG
- a CDS encoding ATP-binding protein, translated as MSLQQDIERERRRTIPGAAVAMLAALPTTMKVVPRCSCGGPVDATLLELRQWFPSLPADLCTGCYEAAEQASAERVRGEAARVEQRQRLARLEAIVPPEMLATSTTHVAFNAALWERVRDWRPSCGRWLLITGLPGRCKTRVVALLARHLIVEDGVRVVWTTAIELQAAVEDLRSHNNGIAEAARTSLREWKHAAVLVLDDLGKNTWTPSLEARLFELIDFRKTRLLPTIVTANTPLPELLRTKQIGLERGGPIIGRILEASRGWNVEAPDF; from the coding sequence ATGAGCCTTCAACAAGACATCGAGAGAGAACGCCGGCGGACTATTCCGGGGGCGGCGGTGGCCATGCTCGCGGCTTTACCTACTACGATGAAGGTCGTACCACGTTGCTCGTGCGGCGGACCGGTGGATGCGACGTTGTTAGAGTTGCGGCAGTGGTTTCCCTCGCTGCCGGCGGATCTTTGCACGGGGTGCTACGAGGCGGCGGAGCAGGCGTCGGCGGAGCGGGTGCGGGGGGAGGCGGCGCGGGTGGAGCAGCGGCAGCGGTTGGCGAGGCTGGAGGCGATCGTGCCGCCGGAGATGCTGGCGACGAGCACGACGCATGTGGCCTTCAATGCGGCGCTGTGGGAGCGGGTGCGCGATTGGCGGCCGTCGTGCGGGCGATGGCTGCTGATCACGGGCCTGCCGGGGCGTTGCAAGACGCGGGTGGTGGCGCTGCTGGCGCGGCACTTGATCGTGGAGGATGGCGTGCGCGTGGTGTGGACCACGGCGATCGAGCTGCAGGCGGCGGTGGAGGACCTGCGAAGCCACAATAACGGCATCGCCGAGGCGGCGCGCACGAGCTTGCGCGAGTGGAAGCACGCGGCGGTGCTGGTGCTGGATGACCTGGGGAAGAACACGTGGACGCCATCGCTGGAGGCCCGGTTGTTCGAGCTGATCGATTTCCGCAAGACGCGGCTGCTGCCGACGATCGTGACGGCGAATACGCCGCTGCCGGAGCTGCTGCGGACGAAGCAAATCGGCCTGGAGCGCGGCGGCCCGATCATCGGGCGGATACTGGAGGCGAGCCGCGGGTGGAATGTGGAGGCACCGGATTTTTGA
- a CDS encoding YciE/YciF ferroxidase family protein translates to MSKLPTLQSLLVQEVKDLYNAETQLVKALPKMAKAATDEGLRDGFKKHLEETKGHVERLEKVAEMLGVSPKGKVCKAMKGLVEEGGEAIEEEGDPAVKDLALIGAAQRVEHYEIAGYGAARALAEALSLENVVELLQATLDEEGATDHALTGLAEQIIPQAARETAHA, encoded by the coding sequence ATGTCAAAACTACCGACACTCCAAAGCCTGCTGGTGCAGGAAGTAAAGGACCTCTACAACGCCGAGACCCAACTGGTGAAGGCGCTGCCGAAGATGGCGAAGGCTGCTACGGATGAAGGCCTCCGCGATGGCTTCAAGAAACACCTGGAGGAAACGAAGGGCCATGTGGAACGCCTGGAGAAGGTCGCCGAGATGCTCGGCGTGTCGCCGAAGGGCAAGGTCTGCAAGGCGATGAAGGGCCTGGTGGAAGAAGGCGGCGAAGCGATCGAAGAAGAAGGCGATCCGGCGGTGAAGGATCTCGCGCTGATCGGTGCCGCCCAGCGGGTGGAGCACTACGAGATCGCCGGCTATGGGGCCGCGCGCGCCTTGGCCGAGGCACTATCACTGGAGAACGTGGTGGAGCTTCTGCAAGCGACGCTGGACGAGGAAGGCGCGACCGACCATGCGCTGACCGGGCTGGCGGAGCAGATCATCCCCCAAGCGGCCCGGGAAACCGCGCATGCTTGA
- a CDS encoding DUF488 domain-containing protein, producing the protein MSFFSGFSGLGVVGRMAYLEAVLFQRQKVLLGLLSALGGEATAIDFQKLLFLFCREEEEEPSYEFVPHRYGCYSFTSVADRRKLQEKGWLEACEKTWRLAKPVSGLPHELNLRLHRFAKRNTGLRGDDLVRDTYNRYPQTAWRSEIKERVLGSQPDALRAIDDRRPSPGVAGLGTIGYEGKSLEAYLNALLNDGVTILCDVRRNPLSRKYGFSKTSLRTAVEALGLRYEHLPELGIASGERQELKTQADYDALFDRYEARELPKQGNAVSEIAGWIRQGERVALTCYELHPQQCHRHCVAEAVERELGPAFSARHL; encoded by the coding sequence TTGTCGTTCTTTTCTGGCTTTTCCGGCTTGGGAGTCGTGGGCCGGATGGCCTACCTTGAGGCCGTGCTTTTCCAGCGTCAGAAAGTCTTGCTCGGCCTGCTCTCCGCCCTCGGCGGCGAGGCGACGGCGATCGATTTCCAAAAGCTGCTGTTCCTTTTCTGTCGTGAGGAGGAAGAAGAGCCGAGCTACGAATTCGTACCACACCGCTACGGTTGCTACTCATTCACCTCCGTCGCCGACCGGCGGAAGCTGCAAGAGAAGGGTTGGCTGGAAGCTTGTGAGAAGACTTGGCGGTTGGCGAAGCCGGTGAGCGGCTTGCCTCACGAGCTGAACCTGCGGCTGCATCGCTTTGCGAAACGGAACACCGGGCTGCGAGGCGATGACTTGGTACGGGACACTTACAACCGCTACCCGCAGACCGCGTGGCGGAGCGAGATCAAGGAGCGGGTGTTAGGCAGCCAACCGGACGCGCTACGTGCCATTGATGACCGACGGCCATCCCCGGGCGTAGCCGGGCTGGGGACGATCGGCTACGAGGGTAAGTCGCTCGAAGCTTACCTGAATGCCTTGCTGAATGACGGGGTGACGATCCTGTGCGACGTGCGGCGAAATCCACTCAGCCGGAAGTATGGCTTCTCAAAAACGTCCCTGCGCACGGCAGTGGAAGCGCTCGGCCTGCGTTATGAGCATCTGCCGGAGCTGGGAATTGCTTCCGGGGAGCGGCAGGAACTGAAGACGCAGGCGGACTATGACGCGCTCTTCGACCGCTACGAGGCCCGGGAGCTGCCGAAGCAGGGTAACGCGGTGTCAGAGATTGCCGGCTGGATTCGCCAGGGCGAGCGGGTGGCGCTGACCTGCTACGAACTCCATCCGCAGCAGTGCCACCGGCATTGCGTGGCAGAAGCGGTCGAGCGAGAGCTGGGGCCGGCGTTTTCGGCGAGGCATCTTTGA